Proteins found in one Terribacillus sp. DMT04 genomic segment:
- a CDS encoding bifunctional UDP-sugar hydrolase/5'-nucleotidase produces MSENTTNITLLVTSDVHGNIFPTTYRDREPAPLGLARVATLIRQIRQEKEHVLLLDNGDMIQGTPLTYHHAKYGAAEDNPMIRCMNELRYDAAVIGNHEFNYGMPYLQAAIQSAAFPYLCSNILDKTKKEPVFGKPYKILMANGVKLAILGVTTHFIPNWEDPNHIEGLAFEHVLESTRRWVKKVREEEQPDVLVVAYHGGFERDLETGSPTESLTGENVGYEICHSIEGIDVLVTGHQHRTLAEKVNGVTVIQPGSTGAFLGEVTIDVEQLHNKKKSVTTESTLHPITNEIEPDEQLLTLVSSYENETQKWLDQPIGKIDGDMIIHDAFETRIKETAFIEFINKVQMDAAGVDISSTALFHNASPGFPQDITMRDIVANYIYPNTLKVIEITGADMKQALELSATYFSLDEDLELEVSPSFLEPKPQHYNYDMWEGISYTLDISREVGDRVQGLSIKENPVLADETYQVVMNNYRAAGGGDYIMFKGKPVVREITTDMTELIADYISQRKVIEAACNHNWQVRK; encoded by the coding sequence ATGAGTGAAAATACAACAAATATCACCTTGCTTGTAACGAGTGATGTGCATGGTAATATCTTTCCGACTACCTACCGTGATAGAGAACCGGCTCCACTTGGGTTGGCACGTGTTGCAACTTTAATTAGACAAATAAGGCAGGAAAAAGAACATGTTCTGCTTCTTGATAATGGCGATATGATACAAGGAACACCGCTGACGTATCATCATGCAAAATACGGTGCGGCAGAAGATAATCCAATGATCCGCTGTATGAATGAATTGAGATATGATGCTGCTGTAATCGGAAATCATGAATTCAATTACGGCATGCCTTACTTGCAGGCGGCTATCCAATCAGCTGCGTTTCCTTATCTATGCAGTAACATATTGGATAAGACAAAAAAGGAACCTGTATTTGGTAAGCCATACAAAATTCTAATGGCAAATGGAGTTAAACTTGCTATTCTCGGTGTTACTACGCATTTCATTCCAAACTGGGAAGACCCCAACCATATTGAAGGTCTGGCTTTTGAGCATGTGCTGGAATCGACAAGAAGATGGGTAAAGAAAGTCCGAGAAGAAGAACAGCCGGATGTCCTTGTCGTTGCGTATCACGGTGGTTTTGAACGCGATTTAGAGACAGGCAGTCCAACTGAATCACTTACTGGGGAAAACGTGGGCTATGAGATTTGTCATTCAATAGAAGGAATTGATGTTTTGGTAACAGGGCATCAGCATCGGACACTTGCGGAGAAGGTGAATGGGGTCACAGTTATCCAGCCTGGTTCCACTGGTGCATTTCTTGGTGAAGTAACCATTGATGTAGAGCAGCTGCATAATAAGAAGAAAAGCGTCACAACAGAATCAACATTACATCCTATTACTAACGAGATTGAACCGGACGAACAGCTCTTGACCCTAGTTTCTTCCTATGAAAATGAAACACAGAAATGGCTTGATCAGCCCATTGGAAAAATTGACGGCGATATGATCATTCATGATGCTTTTGAGACGAGAATAAAAGAGACAGCTTTCATTGAATTTATTAATAAAGTACAAATGGATGCAGCTGGTGTAGATATATCCAGTACCGCTTTGTTCCATAATGCATCTCCAGGATTCCCACAAGATATTACGATGCGGGATATTGTTGCTAACTATATTTACCCGAACACATTAAAGGTTATAGAGATTACGGGTGCTGATATGAAGCAGGCACTCGAACTATCGGCCACTTATTTCTCTTTAGATGAGGATTTAGAGCTCGAGGTTAGCCCGTCCTTTCTGGAACCAAAGCCGCAGCATTATAACTACGATATGTGGGAAGGTATCTCCTATACGTTAGATATCAGCCGAGAGGTCGGAGACAGGGTTCAAGGATTGTCGATAAAAGAAAATCCCGTTTTGGCGGATGAGACATACCAAGTAGTGATGAATAATTACCGAGCAGCTGGCGGGGGCGATTATATTATGTTTAAAGGAAAACCTGTAGTTCGTGAGATTACAACGGACATGACAGAATTAATTGCGGATTATATTAGCCAACGCAAAGTAATTGAAGCTGCTTGCAACCATAATTGGCAAGTTCGAAAGTGA
- a CDS encoding phosphate/phosphite/phosphonate ABC transporter substrate-binding protein has product MFKKIAGVGATLFLAAGLLSACGSDDSSAEGSDSNKELEELRVQFVPSQNAETLEAKAEPLEGLLKEELGIPVDVSVSTNYNTIVEAMASDQVDVGFLPPTAYALAHEKGAADVILQSQRYGVNPEDGSPTDELVDFYLAQFVVKKDSDIESLEDLEGKSIAVQDVTSSAGYVWPAGALDGAGLDIQSDLNPTIVKGHDMGIVSVLNGDTDAAVTFQDARNIVKGDYPTVFEDTKVIATTEKIPNDTIAVDPDMSDEWKQKITDAFINIGKDPEGLEIIREVYSHEGYVESNESNFDIVRDYQKFAQE; this is encoded by the coding sequence ATGTTTAAGAAAATTGCAGGTGTTGGCGCAACTCTATTTCTGGCAGCAGGCTTGCTAAGTGCATGTGGATCGGATGACTCTAGTGCAGAAGGAAGCGACAGCAATAAAGAACTAGAAGAACTTCGTGTACAATTTGTTCCTTCTCAGAACGCAGAGACATTGGAAGCAAAAGCTGAGCCGCTCGAAGGACTTCTTAAAGAAGAGCTGGGCATTCCTGTTGATGTAAGTGTATCCACTAACTACAATACAATCGTGGAAGCAATGGCTTCTGATCAAGTAGACGTTGGTTTCCTTCCGCCTACAGCATACGCATTGGCACATGAAAAAGGTGCAGCTGATGTAATCTTGCAATCTCAGCGTTATGGTGTTAATCCGGAAGATGGTTCTCCAACTGATGAGCTAGTAGACTTTTATCTAGCACAGTTTGTCGTGAAGAAAGATTCCGATATCGAATCTCTTGAAGACCTTGAAGGTAAGAGCATCGCTGTACAGGATGTCACTTCATCTGCGGGTTATGTATGGCCAGCTGGTGCACTTGATGGTGCTGGTTTGGACATCCAGTCTGACTTGAATCCAACTATTGTTAAGGGTCATGACATGGGTATCGTCAGTGTATTGAATGGTGACACAGATGCAGCTGTTACTTTCCAGGATGCACGTAATATTGTAAAAGGTGACTATCCGACTGTATTTGAAGATACAAAAGTTATTGCAACTACCGAAAAAATTCCAAACGATACAATTGCTGTTGATCCAGACATGAGTGACGAGTGGAAACAAAAAATCACAGATGCTTTCATCAACATCGGTAAAGATCCCGAAGGTTTGGAAATCATTCGTGAAGTTTACTCTCACGAAGGTTATGTAGAATCTAATGAAAGCAACTTTGATATCGTACGTGACTACCAAAAATTCGCACAAGAATAA
- the phnC gene encoding phosphonate ABC transporter ATP-binding protein → MIEFRNVSKTYPNGVKGLKNINLTIEKGEFIVIVGLSGAGKSTLLRSINRLHEISEGEIMIDNASITAAKGKSLRMIRRDIGMIFQNFNLVKRSSVLRNVLSGRVAYHSTLRTVFGLFPKQDVNLALNALDRVNIVDKAYTRSDQLSGGQQQRVSIARALAQEAKIILADEPVASLDPLTTKQVMDDLQKINQELGITTVVNLHFIDIARQYATRIIGLNAGEVVFDGPVEEATDEKFREIYGQQLEEEQQRGLGAGAE, encoded by the coding sequence GTGATAGAATTTCGCAATGTTTCGAAAACATATCCTAATGGCGTCAAAGGTTTAAAGAACATCAACTTAACTATCGAAAAAGGCGAGTTTATTGTCATTGTCGGTCTTTCCGGTGCTGGTAAGTCCACTTTGCTGCGCTCGATTAATAGATTGCACGAAATCTCTGAAGGGGAAATTATGATTGATAATGCCTCTATCACTGCAGCTAAAGGGAAAAGTCTGCGAATGATTCGACGGGATATCGGCATGATTTTCCAAAACTTCAATCTTGTTAAGCGATCCTCTGTCCTTCGAAATGTACTTTCAGGACGTGTCGCCTATCATTCCACATTGCGAACTGTTTTCGGATTATTCCCAAAACAAGATGTCAATTTAGCTCTAAATGCATTAGATCGAGTTAATATTGTAGACAAGGCTTATACACGTTCGGATCAGCTTTCCGGCGGCCAGCAGCAGCGGGTGTCTATTGCCCGTGCGTTAGCGCAAGAAGCGAAAATTATCCTTGCCGATGAGCCCGTAGCATCTCTTGATCCATTAACTACTAAACAAGTTATGGATGACTTGCAGAAGATAAATCAGGAGCTTGGCATCACAACGGTAGTTAACCTTCACTTCATTGATATCGCACGTCAGTATGCAACACGCATTATTGGATTGAATGCCGGAGAAGTCGTGTTTGATGGTCCTGTAGAAGAAGCAACTGATGAGAAGTTCAGAGAAATATACGGACAGCAGCTGGAAGAAGAACAGCAGCGCGGGTTAGGGGCTGGAGCGGAATGA
- the phnE gene encoding phosphonate ABC transporter, permease protein PhnE — MSQSQTPKKMVPKPPSKLKHYLTAALVIALLVLSYLGTGSSVIELIDNRDQMANLIIEMFPPDWAYFKDIIEPMLETIRMAVIGTTFGAIISIPVILLCANNVNRVPWISYPARFVLNLIRTIPELLLAAIFVAIFGLGMIPGIFALTIFSVGIIAKLTYESVEGIDKGPLEAMTAVGANKFQWIAFSIIPQAAAYFVSYVLYTFEVNVRAAAILGIVGAGGIGLYYDSNLGFFNYPRVNTLIIATLAVVLIIDFVSNKLREKLL, encoded by the coding sequence ATGAGCCAGAGCCAGACTCCAAAGAAGATGGTGCCGAAACCGCCCTCTAAGCTAAAACATTATCTGACAGCAGCATTAGTTATTGCCCTGCTTGTGCTCAGTTACTTAGGAACAGGTTCCAGTGTTATAGAGCTGATTGATAACCGCGATCAAATGGCGAATCTTATCATTGAGATGTTTCCGCCGGATTGGGCTTACTTTAAGGATATTATTGAGCCGATGCTGGAAACGATTCGTATGGCTGTAATTGGTACAACTTTTGGTGCAATTATCTCCATCCCTGTTATTCTGTTATGTGCGAATAATGTTAACCGGGTTCCATGGATTTCGTATCCGGCGCGTTTTGTGCTTAACTTGATCCGCACAATTCCCGAATTGCTGTTAGCTGCTATTTTTGTAGCAATCTTCGGTTTGGGTATGATTCCAGGTATTTTTGCTTTAACAATCTTCTCGGTTGGTATTATTGCAAAACTTACGTATGAATCAGTAGAAGGTATTGATAAAGGACCATTAGAAGCTATGACTGCAGTTGGTGCAAACAAGTTTCAATGGATTGCTTTTTCTATCATCCCGCAAGCAGCTGCTTATTTTGTTTCCTATGTACTTTATACATTTGAGGTGAATGTGCGAGCTGCTGCAATTTTGGGGATCGTAGGGGCCGGCGGTATTGGTCTGTATTACGACAGCAACCTGGGCTTCTTTAATTATCCGCGAGTCAACACACTAATTATCGCAACACTTGCAGTTGTGTTAATCATTGACTTTGTGAGTAATAAACTTCGGGAGAAATTGCTATGA
- the phnE gene encoding phosphonate ABC transporter, permease protein PhnE, producing MSQLSTQTAANPKGRGKRIFNRALILVILAAIYIWAFAGVEEFEIKETAGQISKAILDGIIHPDWEFVPGPEGLLWGLIDTLAISILGTFISAILTIPFGFWAASRRDKSGFFVTGIGRFILSFIRVFPEVVLALIFIKAVGPGSFAGVLALGLHSIGMLGKLFAEEVESIDHGPKEALIATGANRLQVLVYSVLPQVLPGFISYTLYRFELNVRGASILGIIGAGGIGAPLIFALTSRNWPRVGVILLGIIILVSVIDLISGYLRRKIV from the coding sequence ATGAGCCAACTATCTACACAAACAGCCGCTAACCCAAAAGGTCGCGGTAAACGTATATTCAACCGTGCGTTAATTCTAGTGATTTTAGCTGCTATTTATATTTGGGCTTTCGCAGGTGTCGAGGAGTTTGAAATTAAGGAAACTGCCGGCCAAATTTCAAAAGCTATACTAGATGGTATTATCCATCCTGATTGGGAGTTTGTCCCGGGTCCAGAAGGATTGTTATGGGGTTTAATCGACACGCTTGCGATTTCTATCCTCGGTACGTTCATTTCAGCTATTCTTACGATTCCATTTGGTTTCTGGGCAGCTAGCCGCAGAGATAAGTCGGGCTTTTTCGTAACAGGTATTGGCCGGTTTATTCTAAGTTTTATTCGTGTGTTTCCAGAGGTTGTGCTGGCCCTTATCTTTATTAAGGCCGTCGGACCAGGTTCTTTCGCTGGTGTACTAGCATTAGGTCTTCACTCTATTGGGATGCTCGGTAAGCTATTCGCTGAAGAAGTAGAATCTATCGATCATGGACCAAAAGAAGCGTTGATTGCTACTGGAGCTAACCGCCTCCAAGTACTTGTTTATTCTGTTCTGCCGCAAGTATTGCCTGGGTTCATTTCTTATACTCTTTACCGTTTTGAATTGAATGTCAGGGGTGCTTCCATTCTTGGAATTATTGGGGCAGGCGGTATTGGCGCACCGCTTATCTTTGCATTAACTTCCCGTAACTGGCCGCGAGTAGGGGTTATTTTACTGGGTATTATTATACTCGTATCAGTAATTGACTTAATCTCTGGTTACTTAAGAAGGAAAATTGTATAA
- a CDS encoding nitroreductase, translating into MQLEQLIKNRRSITNYDTSKEISYEEIQALLDIAVWVPNHKMTQPWRFILIDGETKQQLGELHGKTGAKAAATPEEKEKKAEALKNKITEVPLWIAVVVEEHPQMKFREEDFASASMLIQNFSLLAWEKGIGTIWKTNALLENPEARELLQIQPGERNIALLQVGYIGKEPKAKQRILASDRTTILK; encoded by the coding sequence ATGCAATTAGAGCAGTTGATTAAAAACAGAAGATCGATTACAAATTATGATACTAGTAAAGAAATTTCTTATGAAGAAATACAAGCATTACTGGACATTGCCGTTTGGGTTCCGAACCATAAGATGACGCAGCCGTGGCGCTTTATCCTAATCGATGGAGAAACGAAACAGCAGCTTGGCGAGCTTCATGGAAAAACAGGAGCAAAGGCAGCTGCAACGCCAGAAGAGAAGGAGAAGAAGGCGGAAGCGCTGAAGAACAAGATTACAGAGGTCCCGCTTTGGATTGCAGTGGTAGTAGAAGAGCATCCGCAAATGAAGTTCCGGGAAGAAGATTTCGCCTCTGCCAGCATGCTGATACAGAACTTCAGTTTGCTTGCTTGGGAGAAAGGTATCGGGACAATCTGGAAGACAAATGCTTTGCTTGAGAATCCGGAAGCAAGAGAGCTATTGCAAATTCAGCCAGGGGAGCGAAATATTGCACTTCTGCAAGTTGGATATATTGGAAAAGAGCCGAAAGCGAAGCAGAGAATTCTTGCTAGTGACCGGACAACGATCTTGAAATAA
- a CDS encoding ABC transporter ATP-binding protein — translation MGRLQTELLEVAYGDKSIVKDLTIEIPKGKITALVGANGSGKSTILKTMARVMKPKNGMVLLDGKSIHKQSTKAVAKQLAILPQNPVAPEGLTVSELVAYGRYPHQKGFGTLTPYDKEVIAWAIEVTGMTDFEQRAVDQLSGGQRQRAWIAMALAQETETLFLDEPTTFLDMAHQLEVLMLLHKLNREENRTIVMVVHDLNHATRYADHMIAIKKGRVICEGSPVDTVTADNLREVFNIEADVILDPRTGVPLCLPYNILGSASLPEERIMEKTLA, via the coding sequence ATGGGACGTTTGCAAACGGAATTACTCGAAGTAGCCTATGGAGATAAATCTATCGTAAAAGATTTGACAATAGAAATACCAAAAGGGAAAATTACAGCCTTAGTCGGAGCAAACGGCTCTGGTAAATCTACTATACTTAAGACAATGGCACGCGTTATGAAGCCGAAAAATGGCATGGTGTTATTGGACGGAAAAAGCATTCATAAGCAATCAACGAAGGCTGTCGCGAAACAGCTTGCGATCTTGCCGCAAAATCCTGTAGCACCAGAAGGACTGACAGTCTCAGAACTGGTCGCTTATGGCCGCTACCCCCACCAGAAAGGCTTCGGCACACTTACACCTTATGATAAGGAAGTAATTGCATGGGCTATTGAAGTAACTGGTATGACAGATTTCGAACAGCGTGCAGTTGATCAGCTTTCGGGCGGACAGCGCCAGCGTGCTTGGATTGCAATGGCATTGGCCCAGGAAACAGAGACGCTTTTCCTTGATGAGCCAACAACTTTCTTAGATATGGCACATCAGCTGGAAGTGCTTATGCTGCTTCATAAACTGAACCGTGAGGAAAATCGCACCATTGTCATGGTCGTTCATGATTTGAATCATGCTACTCGGTATGCTGACCATATGATTGCTATTAAAAAAGGCCGCGTCATTTGTGAGGGCTCGCCTGTTGATACTGTTACAGCGGACAACTTACGCGAAGTGTTTAACATTGAAGCAGATGTTATTCTTGATCCTCGAACTGGCGTCCCGCTTTGCTTGCCATATAATATTCTTGGAAGTGCTTCTCTTCCAGAAGAACGTATAATGGAGAAAACACTCGCATAA
- a CDS encoding helix-turn-helix domain-containing protein produces MNLDRLSELRKKKNWSLQDTADRLGIAKSTYAGYESGYRRPSFEALLMLAELFETTCDDLLGRSFSTTLELTDEGDMQLSVDQRELTEQERIGAIAFIRTTREMQ; encoded by the coding sequence ATGAATCTGGATAGATTATCAGAATTGAGGAAGAAAAAGAATTGGTCACTGCAGGATACTGCGGATCGTCTCGGTATTGCGAAAAGTACGTATGCGGGCTACGAATCTGGATATCGGCGTCCGTCCTTTGAAGCATTGCTTATGCTGGCAGAGTTGTTTGAAACGACGTGTGACGATTTGCTTGGCCGTTCTTTCAGCACAACATTAGAACTGACCGATGAAGGGGATATGCAGCTATCTGTTGATCAAAGGGAGTTGACGGAACAGGAGAGGATAGGGGCAATCGCCTTTATTCGAACAACTAGAGAAATGCAATAA
- a CDS encoding asparaginase yields MKKLLMITTGGTIASVEGENGLAPAVNANEMLNYVSDMNNDYTMETLSLMNLDSTNMQPEDWVTMAEAVQHRYDAYDGFIITHGTDTMAYTAAALSYMLQNSSKPIVITGSQIPITFQKTDAKRNITDAIRFACEEIGGVYVVFDGRVIQGTRAIKLRTKSYDAFESINYPYIAFIHEDRIEYNKKIQSQNEPFTVDTSLCTDVLLLRLYPGLKPEVFDVLANMYKGVVIESYGSGGIPFERHDLLQKINELVEKGVVVVITTQCLEEGEDMTIYEVGRRINQELITRSSNMNTEAIVPKLMWALGRSAEPKEVKRMMETPIADDITIWPS; encoded by the coding sequence ATGAAAAAGCTATTAATGATAACTACCGGGGGCACCATTGCGTCAGTTGAAGGCGAAAACGGTTTGGCACCAGCTGTTAATGCAAATGAAATGTTGAATTATGTTTCTGATATGAACAATGACTATACAATGGAAACACTATCACTTATGAATTTAGACAGCACTAATATGCAGCCTGAAGATTGGGTTACGATGGCGGAGGCAGTACAGCATCGTTATGATGCGTACGATGGATTTATCATTACCCATGGTACCGATACAATGGCTTATACAGCTGCAGCACTGTCTTATATGCTGCAAAATTCCAGCAAGCCAATTGTCATTACCGGCTCACAGATTCCAATTACCTTTCAAAAGACAGATGCCAAACGAAATATTACGGATGCTATTCGTTTTGCTTGTGAGGAGATTGGCGGTGTTTATGTTGTATTTGACGGTCGTGTCATACAAGGAACGAGAGCAATTAAACTGCGCACAAAAAGTTATGATGCATTTGAAAGCATCAATTATCCATACATTGCGTTCATCCATGAAGACAGAATTGAATATAACAAAAAAATTCAATCACAAAATGAACCGTTTACCGTTGATACTTCCCTCTGTACTGATGTACTCTTATTAAGGTTGTATCCGGGTCTCAAGCCCGAAGTATTTGATGTATTAGCAAACATGTACAAAGGCGTCGTAATTGAGAGCTATGGCAGCGGCGGTATTCCTTTCGAAAGACATGACCTTCTGCAGAAAATCAATGAATTGGTGGAAAAAGGTGTTGTGGTTGTTATTACAACGCAGTGCTTGGAAGAAGGCGAAGACATGACGATTTACGAAGTTGGACGCCGCATCAATCAAGAACTGATTACCCGTTCAAGTAATATGAACACAGAAGCAATCGTTCCGAAGCTCATGTGGGCGCTAGGCAGGTCCGCTGAGCCAAAGGAAGTCAAACGTATGATGGAAACGCCAATAGCTGATGATATTACTATATGGCCCTCTTAA
- the aspA gene encoding aspartate ammonia-lyase translates to MADLQENYRIEKDFLGEKQIQKDAYYGIQTLRASENFPITGYRIHEEMIKALGIVKKSAALANMDVKRLYEGLGNAIVQAADELIDGQWHDQFIVDPIQGGAGTSINMNANEVITNRALEILGHEKGNYQQLSPNTHVNMSQSTNDVFPTAIHISTLNMLEKLLDTMEYMHGEFKKKATAFDSIIKMGRTHLQDAVPIRLGQEFEAYSRVLERDIKRIKQSRQHLYEVNMGATAVGTGLNANPKYIERVTEHLTEISGLPLVSAVHLVDATQNTDAYTEVSATLKVCMMNMSKIANDLRLMASGPRAGLNEINLPARQPGSSIMPGKVNPVMAEMINQIAFQVIGNDNTICLASEAGQLELNVMEPVLVFNLLQSISIMNNGFRSFTDNCLIGIEANEDLMKEYVDKSVGLLTAVNPHLGYEVAARIAREAILTGKSIRELCLQYDVLSEEELDVILNPYEMTKPGIAGEELFDR, encoded by the coding sequence ATGGCAGACTTACAAGAAAATTACCGGATAGAGAAAGACTTTCTAGGAGAGAAACAAATTCAAAAAGATGCTTATTACGGCATTCAGACGCTGCGCGCGTCAGAAAACTTCCCAATCACGGGATATCGTATCCATGAAGAGATGATCAAGGCGCTTGGTATAGTTAAAAAATCAGCAGCTCTTGCGAACATGGATGTAAAACGATTGTATGAAGGATTAGGAAACGCTATTGTGCAAGCAGCAGATGAATTAATCGATGGACAGTGGCATGACCAATTTATTGTCGATCCAATTCAAGGCGGCGCTGGTACCTCCATTAATATGAATGCGAATGAAGTAATCACCAACCGTGCACTAGAGATTCTTGGACATGAGAAAGGCAATTACCAGCAGTTAAGCCCGAATACACATGTAAATATGTCACAATCAACAAATGACGTATTTCCAACAGCAATTCATATCTCTACATTAAACATGCTGGAGAAATTGCTAGACACAATGGAATACATGCACGGTGAGTTCAAGAAAAAAGCTACGGCGTTTGATTCTATCATCAAAATGGGGCGTACACATTTACAAGATGCGGTACCGATTCGATTGGGACAAGAATTCGAAGCGTACAGCCGCGTACTGGAAAGAGACATAAAGCGTATCAAACAATCCCGTCAGCACTTATATGAAGTGAATATGGGCGCTACTGCAGTAGGTACTGGATTGAACGCAAACCCGAAATACATTGAGCGTGTGACAGAGCACTTAACTGAAATAAGCGGACTTCCACTCGTATCGGCAGTTCATCTTGTTGATGCTACGCAAAACACAGACGCTTATACAGAAGTTTCCGCTACGCTGAAAGTATGTATGATGAATATGTCCAAGATTGCCAATGACTTGCGTTTAATGGCTTCTGGTCCAAGAGCTGGTTTGAATGAAATTAATTTGCCAGCGAGACAGCCGGGATCCTCTATCATGCCAGGAAAAGTAAATCCCGTTATGGCCGAAATGATTAACCAAATAGCCTTCCAAGTTATCGGAAATGACAATACGATTTGCTTAGCTTCTGAAGCAGGACAGCTAGAATTGAATGTAATGGAACCTGTGCTTGTCTTCAACTTGCTGCAGTCAATCAGCATTATGAACAATGGCTTCCGTTCGTTCACTGATAACTGTTTGATTGGTATTGAAGCAAATGAGGATTTGATGAAAGAATATGTGGATAAAAGTGTTGGCTTGCTAACTGCCGTAAACCCGCATTTAGGTTATGAAGTTGCAGCACGCATTGCTCGCGAAGCAATTCTTACTGGTAAATCTATCCGTGAACTTTGCTTGCAATACGATGTTTTATCCGAAGAAGAGCTTGATGTTATCTTAAATCCATACGAAATGACCAAACCAGGTATTGCGGGCGAGGAACTTTTTGATAGATAA
- the nhaC gene encoding Na+/H+ antiporter NhaC, with the protein MKEARLPTITEIIIILGIFLALVLSFTVYLDLPIQLALFISWFVVIILGIRLGHAFQDLQKSIINGISNGLEAVLILVSVGTLIGTWIAGGVVPTIIYYGLEFIHPSIFLLATLIICSVMSIATGTSWGTAGTAGIAMMAIGEGLGMPLPLVAGAVLSGAYFGDKLSPLSDSTVLSSSLSKVDVLEHVRAMLFLSVPAFVISAILFTVAGFLYGGNDIDQARVESLKGALQDNFDIGIVMLIPALFVLVLLALKKPSMPVIVAGALLGAIWATIFQGMDFPAALQTAYNGFSIETGVNFIDGILNRGGVMGMLDTLMVIVFGLGFGGLLEKLGVLQVIVSTFESKLVSAGNTTVATLIVAFLGNVLGCAMYVALILTPKMMEKTYDRQHLDRRVLSRNTEVGGTLTSGMVPWTDNGIYMAGILGVSTFSYLPFMWLSFVAIALAIIYGYTGKFIWYTDGENAQKS; encoded by the coding sequence GTGAAAGAAGCAAGATTACCAACAATAACAGAGATTATTATCATACTAGGAATCTTTCTAGCGCTCGTATTGTCATTTACAGTCTATCTTGACTTGCCGATTCAACTGGCACTTTTCATATCCTGGTTTGTCGTCATTATACTTGGCATACGGCTTGGACATGCATTCCAAGATTTGCAGAAGTCTATTATTAACGGTATATCGAATGGTCTTGAGGCTGTGCTGATCCTCGTTTCGGTTGGGACGCTGATTGGGACTTGGATTGCAGGCGGCGTTGTCCCTACCATTATTTATTATGGACTGGAGTTTATTCATCCGAGCATCTTCTTGCTTGCCACGCTGATTATCTGTTCGGTCATGTCCATTGCTACCGGAACTTCATGGGGTACAGCTGGTACAGCTGGTATCGCCATGATGGCAATCGGAGAAGGATTGGGCATGCCGCTGCCGCTTGTTGCGGGTGCTGTTCTTTCTGGAGCGTACTTTGGGGATAAACTGTCTCCGTTATCTGATAGTACGGTGCTGTCTTCCTCTCTTTCCAAGGTTGACGTACTCGAGCACGTCCGCGCGATGCTGTTCCTTTCTGTACCAGCTTTCGTCATTTCGGCCATTTTATTTACCGTTGCCGGATTCTTATATGGAGGCAACGATATTGACCAAGCGCGCGTTGAGTCTTTAAAAGGAGCATTACAGGACAACTTTGATATCGGAATTGTCATGCTGATACCAGCACTGTTTGTCCTCGTACTGCTTGCGCTGAAGAAACCGTCCATGCCTGTCATCGTGGCTGGGGCACTGCTTGGAGCTATCTGGGCTACCATATTCCAAGGTATGGACTTTCCTGCAGCTCTTCAAACAGCTTATAATGGCTTCTCTATCGAAACAGGTGTCAACTTCATTGATGGCATCCTGAATCGAGGCGGCGTAATGGGGATGCTCGATACGCTAATGGTTATTGTTTTTGGTCTTGGTTTTGGTGGTTTGCTTGAAAAGCTTGGCGTGCTGCAAGTAATAGTTTCGACCTTTGAAAGTAAGCTTGTCTCTGCAGGTAACACAACCGTAGCAACCTTGATTGTTGCTTTCCTAGGGAACGTTCTTGGCTGTGCCATGTATGTTGCTTTAATACTAACTCCGAAAATGATGGAAAAGACATATGATCGGCAGCATCTTGATCGCCGGGTCCTATCTCGTAATACAGAAGTTGGCGGTACGCTGACTTCTGGTATGGTGCCTTGGACGGATAACGGTATTTATATGGCCGGCATCCTTGGCGTTTCCACATTTTCTTATTTGCCTTTCATGTGGTTAAGCTTTGTCGCAATCGCATTAGCTATTATTTATGGCTATACAGGTAAGTTCATTTGGTATACAGACGGAGAAAATGCACAGAAAAGCTAA